In a single window of the bacterium genome:
- a CDS encoding cold shock domain-containing protein encodes MAVSGERVQGRVKWFNVNGGFGFIGGPDGSKIFVHYTAVAAPGPSFLREGETVEFTIFEGLEGLQASDVRRVA; translated from the coding sequence ATGGCGGTGTCGGGCGAGCGGGTGCAGGGCCGGGTCAAATGGTTCAACGTCAACGGCGGGTTCGGGTTTATCGGCGGTCCGGACGGCAGCAAGATTTTCGTGCACTACACGGCGGTCGCAGCCCCCGGTCCGTCGTTCCTCCGTGAAGGCGAAACGGTGGAGTTCACCATCTTCGAGGGCCTGGAAGGTTTGCAGGCGTCCGACGTGCGGCGGGTGGCCTAA
- a CDS encoding enoyl-CoA hydratase-related protein — MDETDGRIALNIDGRAARIVIDRPPLGILTLPMLLGLTSACARLARTPEVAAVTITSTGTRAFCAGVDVAAHAPERARPMLEAFEALAVEMLALPQAVIASVQGPALGGGWELALLCDLVVAADGVRFGLPEITLAAFPPVAAALLPRLVGDARALALVLTGAPISAAEAHAMGLVARVVPAGELDRATRELEARLLAHSGAAVRLAKRAVVADGRDALRRALRDATKLYTSELVATADAAEGIAAFLGKRTPVWKHA, encoded by the coding sequence ATGGACGAGACCGACGGCCGCATCGCGCTGAACATCGACGGCCGGGCGGCCCGGATCGTGATCGACCGGCCTCCGCTCGGGATTCTCACGCTGCCGATGCTGCTCGGCCTGACGTCCGCCTGCGCGCGGCTCGCCCGGACCCCCGAGGTCGCCGCCGTCACGATCACGTCGACCGGCACGCGGGCCTTCTGCGCCGGCGTGGACGTCGCGGCACACGCGCCCGAGCGCGCGCGCCCGATGCTCGAGGCGTTCGAGGCGCTGGCCGTGGAGATGCTGGCGCTGCCCCAGGCCGTCATCGCCTCGGTGCAGGGTCCCGCGCTCGGGGGAGGGTGGGAGCTTGCGCTGTTGTGCGATCTCGTGGTGGCGGCGGACGGCGTCCGGTTCGGTCTGCCGGAGATCACGCTGGCCGCGTTCCCGCCCGTGGCCGCGGCGCTGCTGCCGCGCCTCGTCGGCGACGCGCGGGCGCTGGCGCTCGTGCTGACCGGCGCGCCGATCTCCGCGGCGGAGGCGCACGCGATGGGACTGGTGGCGCGCGTGGTGCCGGCGGGGGAGCTGGACCGAGCGACCCGCGAGCTGGAAGCGAGGCTCCTGGCCCACAGCGGGGCCGCGGTGCGCCTCGCCAAGCGCGCGGTGGTCGCGGACGGCCGCGACGCCCTGCGGCGCGCGCTGCGGGACGCGACGAAGCTGTACACGTCGGAGCTGGTCGCGACCGCGGACGCGGCCGAAGGCATCGCGGCGTTTCTCGGGAAGCGCACGCCGGTTTGGAAGCACGCGTAG
- a CDS encoding TetR/AcrR family transcriptional regulator: MAYDARRETILETAASLFASQGYERTTIRDVARAAGISVAGLYYYVRGKDELLYRICERSFTMVLDSLTEKLAATSEPRGRVRVVIRNHFEHFLRHMNEMKVLTRELDALEGAQAAQIYALRHRYYTICRNVVSEVAVASVPPRLATMALFGMLNWIHMWYRPEADGNADTLADGMTRIFLDGYASSAETRAPWTRPTAASR, from the coding sequence ATGGCATACGATGCCCGACGAGAGACGATCCTCGAGACCGCCGCGTCGCTGTTCGCGTCGCAGGGGTACGAACGGACGACGATCCGCGATGTCGCCCGCGCCGCCGGCATCAGCGTCGCCGGCCTGTATTATTACGTGCGCGGCAAAGACGAGCTGCTGTACCGCATCTGCGAGCGCAGCTTCACGATGGTCCTGGACTCCCTGACCGAGAAGCTGGCCGCGACCTCGGAGCCCCGGGGCCGCGTCCGCGTGGTGATCCGCAATCACTTCGAGCACTTCCTGCGGCACATGAACGAGATGAAGGTGTTGACCCGCGAGCTCGATGCGCTCGAGGGCGCCCAGGCCGCGCAGATCTACGCGCTGCGCCATCGCTACTATACGATCTGCCGCAACGTGGTGTCCGAGGTGGCCGTGGCTTCGGTGCCGCCGCGCCTTGCGACCATGGCGCTGTTCGGGATGCTCAACTGGATCCATATGTGGTACCGGCCGGAAGCGGACGGCAACGCCGATACGCTCGCCGACGGCATGACCCGGATCTTCCTCGATGGCTACGCCTCCTCCGCGGAGACACGCGCCCCATGGACGAGACCGACGGCCGCATCGCGCTGA